One genomic segment of Prochlorococcus marinus str. MIT 0919 includes these proteins:
- a CDS encoding DNA-directed RNA polymerase subunit gamma, whose amino-acid sequence MTNSNLRTENHFDYVKITLASPERVMSWGQRTLPNGQVVGEVTKPETINYRTLKPEMDGLFCEKIFGPSKDWECHCGKYKRVRHRGIVCERCGVEVTESRVRRHRMGFIKLATPVSHVWYLKGIPSYVAILLDMPLRDVEQIVYFNCYVVLDIGDHKDLKYKQLLTEDEWLEIEDEIYAEDSTIENEPVVGIGAEALQQLLEDLDLNEIAETLREEITGSKGQKRAKLIKRLRVIDNFIATNARPEWMVLDAIPVIPPDLRPMVQLDGGRFATSDLNDLYRRVINRNNRLARLQEILAPEIIVRNEKRMLQEAVDALVDNGRRGRTVVGANNRALKSLSDIIEGKQGRFRQNLLGKRVDYSGRSVIVVGPKLKMHQCGLPKEMAIELFQPFVIHRLIRQNIVNNIKAAKKLIQRADDEVMQVLQEVIDGHPILLNRAPTLHRLGIQAFEPKLVDGRAIQLHPLVCPAFNADFDGDQMAVHVPLAIESQTEARMLMLASNNILSPATGEPIVTPSQDMVLGSYYLTAIQPDAPKPEFGNQSKTFAALEDVINAFEDRRIHLHDWVWVRFNGEVEDDDENIEPTHSEKLQDGTSIQQWPLKRDRLDEKGVLISRFVLTTVGRVVMNHTIFDAIATA is encoded by the coding sequence ATGACTAACAGCAACCTTCGAACAGAAAATCATTTTGATTATGTCAAAATCACCTTGGCTTCGCCTGAAAGAGTAATGTCTTGGGGGCAAAGGACTTTGCCTAATGGTCAAGTTGTTGGTGAAGTAACTAAACCAGAAACTATTAATTACCGAACTTTAAAGCCAGAAATGGATGGGCTTTTTTGTGAAAAAATATTTGGTCCTTCAAAAGATTGGGAATGTCATTGCGGTAAATATAAGAGAGTTAGACACCGTGGAATTGTATGTGAAAGATGTGGTGTTGAAGTTACCGAGAGCAGAGTGCGGCGTCATAGGATGGGGTTTATTAAACTGGCCACCCCTGTATCTCATGTTTGGTATTTAAAAGGAATTCCAAGTTATGTTGCGATTTTGCTTGATATGCCTCTCAGAGATGTTGAGCAGATTGTTTATTTTAATTGTTATGTTGTTTTGGATATAGGGGATCATAAGGATCTTAAGTATAAGCAACTGTTAACGGAAGATGAATGGTTGGAAATTGAGGATGAAATCTATGCAGAAGATTCAACAATAGAGAATGAACCAGTTGTTGGAATAGGAGCAGAAGCTTTACAGCAACTTCTCGAAGATCTTGATCTTAATGAGATAGCGGAAACCCTTAGAGAAGAAATCACTGGTAGTAAAGGGCAAAAAAGGGCTAAATTAATTAAAAGGCTCAGAGTTATAGATAATTTTATTGCTACCAATGCTCGCCCTGAATGGATGGTTTTAGATGCAATTCCCGTTATTCCACCTGATTTGCGACCAATGGTTCAATTAGATGGAGGACGTTTTGCTACTTCTGATTTAAATGATTTATATAGACGAGTCATCAACAGGAATAATCGATTAGCGCGTTTGCAGGAAATATTAGCGCCTGAAATCATAGTCAGGAATGAGAAAAGAATGCTTCAAGAAGCCGTTGACGCTCTTGTTGACAATGGAAGAAGAGGTAGGACTGTTGTTGGAGCCAATAACCGTGCTTTAAAGTCTTTAAGCGATATAATCGAGGGTAAGCAGGGACGTTTCAGGCAAAATTTATTAGGTAAGCGTGTTGATTACTCAGGAAGGTCAGTAATAGTTGTTGGACCAAAGTTAAAAATGCATCAATGTGGTTTGCCAAAAGAAATGGCAATAGAGCTCTTTCAGCCTTTTGTTATTCATCGACTCATTCGCCAGAATATTGTCAATAACATTAAGGCTGCTAAAAAACTTATCCAGAGAGCTGATGATGAGGTTATGCAAGTTTTGCAAGAAGTGATAGATGGGCATCCAATTTTGTTAAACAGAGCACCAACTTTGCACAGACTTGGAATTCAAGCTTTTGAACCTAAATTAGTTGATGGCAGAGCTATTCAGCTTCACCCATTAGTTTGTCCTGCTTTTAATGCTGACTTTGATGGTGACCAAATGGCTGTTCATGTCCCTTTAGCAATTGAGTCGCAAACTGAGGCTCGGATGTTAATGCTTGCTAGTAATAACATTCTTTCACCAGCAACCGGAGAACCGATTGTGACCCCTTCTCAGGATATGGTTTTAGGTTCTTATTACTTGACAGCTATTCAGCCTGATGCACCGAAGCCTGAGTTTGGTAATCAATCAAAAACTTTTGCAGCACTAGAAGATGTCATCAATGCTTTTGAAGATAGAAGAATTCATTTGCATGATTGGGTATGGGTCAGATTTAATGGTGAAGTTGAGGATGACGATGAGAATATAGAGCCTACTCATTCTGAAAAACTGCAAGATGGAACTTCAATCCAACAATGGCCTTTAAAGCGTGACCGTTTAGATGAGAAAGGGGTTCTAATCAGTAGATTTGTCCTAACTACTGTTGGCCGTGTGGTCATGAATCATACGATTTTTGATGCTATAGCAACAGCTTGA
- the hisD gene encoding histidinol dehydrogenase gives MTALERISNRTRGDKQKQAARTVEKILEDIKDHGDKSLSHYTLQFDGFDPDPLAVTNEEIDQAWKLTPQPLQEALSIAKSRIESFHKSQVPKNILLKGKFGEKLGRRWKPVQRAGIYVPGGRASYPSTVLMNAIPAYVAGVDEIIMCSPAHSDGIINKTVLAAASLVGIKKVFRVGGSQAIGAMAYGTETIPKVNVISGPGNLYVTLAKKYVYGEVGIDALAGPSEVLIIADGSADIDFIAADLLAQAEHDPLAATILLTTDKRLSDNIDQAILDQLNQHPRAEICLTALKEWGLKVLCNDIETCINLSNYFAPEHLELLIEKPYQYENKIINAGAIFLGPLSPEAVGDYIAGPNHTLPTSGTAKFSGALSVETFMKNTSIIEFNQSAFENNRQAIIELANSEGLYSHANSIRIRSSKSFEEK, from the coding sequence ATGACTGCTCTGGAAAGAATATCCAATAGAACAAGAGGAGATAAGCAAAAGCAAGCTGCACGAACTGTAGAAAAAATTCTTGAAGATATTAAAGATCACGGAGACAAATCTTTGTCTCATTACACATTGCAATTTGATGGATTTGATCCTGATCCTCTAGCAGTTACAAATGAGGAAATTGACCAAGCGTGGAAACTAACTCCACAGCCATTACAAGAAGCACTATCAATTGCCAAAAGTCGTATAGAAAGCTTCCATAAAAGCCAAGTTCCAAAAAATATTCTTCTTAAAGGAAAGTTTGGAGAGAAGCTTGGCAGAAGATGGAAACCAGTTCAAAGAGCTGGGATTTATGTGCCTGGTGGCAGAGCTTCATATCCAAGCACAGTATTAATGAATGCTATTCCTGCTTACGTGGCAGGGGTTGACGAGATAATTATGTGTTCTCCAGCACACTCGGATGGGATTATCAATAAAACCGTTTTAGCAGCTGCTTCTTTGGTGGGTATCAAAAAAGTTTTTCGTGTTGGAGGATCGCAAGCAATTGGAGCTATGGCTTATGGCACTGAAACCATTCCGAAAGTTAATGTAATAAGTGGTCCTGGTAATTTGTATGTAACTTTGGCCAAAAAATATGTTTATGGAGAAGTTGGAATTGATGCACTTGCAGGCCCTAGTGAAGTATTAATCATTGCAGATGGTAGCGCTGATATTGACTTTATAGCCGCAGATTTACTAGCTCAAGCAGAGCATGATCCATTAGCTGCAACTATTTTATTAACAACAGATAAACGTTTATCTGACAATATCGATCAGGCCATACTGGATCAGCTTAATCAACACCCAAGAGCAGAAATATGTCTTACCGCACTGAAGGAATGGGGTCTAAAAGTTCTTTGCAATGATATTGAAACTTGTATTAATTTAAGCAATTATTTTGCTCCTGAGCATCTTGAATTATTAATAGAAAAGCCTTATCAATATGAAAATAAAATAATTAATGCTGGAGCAATTTTCTTAGGTCCTTTAAGCCCAGAAGCTGTTGGAGACTATATTGCAGGACCCAATCACACCTTACCAACTTCAGGGACTGCAAAGTTTAGCGGTGCTCTAAGTGTGGAAACTTTCATGAAAAATACATCAATAATTGAATTTAATCAAAGTGCTTTCGAAAATAACAGACAAGCCATTATTGAGCTTGCAAACAGCGAAGGTCTTTATAGTCACGCAAATTCAATAAGGATTAGAAGCTCTAAGTCTTTCGAAGAGAAGTAA
- a CDS encoding ribosome assembly cofactor RimP, whose translation MSNQIVTNLESLACDTAANNGLEVYGFTINTDKKPMNIQVQIKKMSCEEEISLEDCVHFSEPMNEAIEQSKLLDNGYVLEISSPGLSDLLETDRDFKTFKGFPIEVRLKDKDNSELLKSGLLHERSKEYLLVNIKGRISKIPRKNIISVQLTSPTG comes from the coding sequence TTGTCTAACCAAATCGTCACAAATTTAGAATCCCTAGCCTGCGATACAGCTGCTAATAATGGTTTAGAAGTTTATGGTTTTACAATAAATACTGATAAAAAACCTATGAATATTCAAGTTCAAATCAAAAAGATGAGCTGTGAAGAAGAAATATCTCTTGAAGACTGTGTTCATTTTAGCGAGCCCATGAATGAGGCTATTGAACAGTCAAAATTGCTCGACAATGGTTATGTGCTGGAAATAAGCAGCCCTGGGCTTAGCGATTTGCTGGAAACTGATAGAGACTTTAAAACTTTTAAAGGGTTCCCTATTGAAGTACGCTTGAAAGACAAAGACAACTCAGAGCTTTTAAAAAGTGGTTTGCTACATGAAAGATCAAAGGAATACTTGCTAGTAAACATAAAAGGGAGGATTAGCAAAATTCCTAGGAAAAATATTATCTCCGTCCAATTGACTAGCCCCACTGGCTAA
- the rpiA gene encoding ribose-5-phosphate isomerase RpiA produces the protein MADLQTQMKQAVAEAAVDQINDGMVLGLGSGSTAALMIEALGQKISSGQLKNIVGVTTSFQGEVLATKLQIPLKNLSAVSHIDLAIDGADEVDSKFQLIKGGGACHVQEKLVASLADRFVVVVDSTKIVKQLNLEFKLPVEVLPSAWQLVDQQLKQLGGTSDLRMATKKAGPIVTDQGNLVLDVTFENGIHSPETLEPLINNIPGVLENGLFVNLVDEVLVGEIQNGKSTVTSLRKT, from the coding sequence ATGGCAGATTTACAAACACAAATGAAACAGGCTGTAGCTGAGGCTGCAGTGGATCAAATCAACGATGGGATGGTTCTTGGGCTGGGTTCTGGATCAACTGCGGCATTAATGATTGAGGCTTTAGGACAAAAAATTTCATCAGGCCAATTGAAAAATATTGTTGGAGTAACGACGTCCTTTCAAGGGGAAGTTCTAGCAACTAAATTGCAAATACCGTTGAAAAATTTATCTGCGGTATCTCATATTGATTTAGCTATCGATGGAGCAGATGAGGTTGATTCTAAATTTCAATTGATCAAAGGGGGTGGAGCCTGTCATGTTCAGGAAAAGCTTGTTGCGTCGCTAGCAGATCGTTTTGTTGTGGTTGTTGACTCAACCAAGATTGTGAAACAGTTAAATCTTGAATTTAAACTTCCAGTTGAAGTTTTACCTTCAGCGTGGCAATTGGTTGATCAACAATTAAAACAATTGGGAGGTACTTCAGATCTGCGAATGGCAACAAAAAAAGCAGGACCAATAGTTACTGATCAGGGGAATTTAGTGCTAGATGTTACTTTTGAAAATGGCATTCATAGCCCTGAGACATTAGAGCCTTTAATTAATAATATTCCTGGCGTACTTGAGAATGGCTTATTCGTTAACCTTGTAGATGAAGTTCTTGTAGGGGAAATCCAGAATGGGAAGTCTACTGTTACTTCTCTTCGAAAGACTTAG
- the rpoB gene encoding DNA-directed RNA polymerase subunit beta, translated as MSRSAIQVAKTATHLPDLVEVQRASFKWFLEKGLIEELENFSPITDYTGKLELHFIGSEYRLKRPRHDVEEAKKRDATFASQMYVTCRLINKETGEIKEQEVFIGELPLMTERGTFIINGAERVIVNQIVRSPGVYFKDEQDKNGRRTYNASVIPNRGAWLKFETDKNDLLHVRVDKTRKINAHVLMRAMGLSDNDVIDKLRHPEYYKKSIEAADEEGISSEDQALLELYKKLRPGEPPSVSGGQQLLQSRFFDAKRYDLGRVGRYKINKKLRLTIPNSVRTLTHEDVLSTIDYLINLELDVGGATLDDIDHLGNRRVRSVGELLQNQVRVGLNRLERIIKERMTVGETDSLTPAQLVNPKPLVAAVKEFFGSSQLSQFMDQTNPLAELTHKRRISALGPGGLTRERAGFAVRDIHPSHYGRLCPIETPEGPNAGLINSLATHARVNDYGFIETPFWKVEQGRVIKEGKPIYLSADLEDECRVAPGDVATDKEGMILADLIPVRYRQDFEKVPPEQVDYVQLSPVQVISVATSLIPFLEHDDANRALMGSNMQRQAVPLLRPERPLVGTGLETQVARDSGMVPISQVNGKVTYVDANSIVVTDEEGIEHVHYLQKYQRSNQDTCLNQRPIVNNGDQVIIGQVLADGSACEGGEIALGQNVLIAYMPWEGYNYEDAILVSERLVKDDLYTSVHIEKYEIEARQTKLGPEEITREIPNIAEESLGNLDEMGIIRIGAFVESGDILVGKVTPKGESDQPPEEKLLRAIFGEKARDVRDNSLRVPSTERGRVVDVRIYTREQGDELPPGANMVVRVYVAQRRKIQVGDKMAGRHGNKGIISRILPREDMPYLPDGTPVDIVLNPLGVPSRMNVGQVFELLMGWAASNLDCRVKVVPFDEMYGAEKSYQTVTAYLKEAASQPGKDWVYNPEDPGKLLLRDGRTGEPFDQPVAVGYSHFLKLVHLVDDKIHARSTGPYSLVTQQPLGGKAQQGGQRLGEMEVWALEAYGAAYTLQELLTVKSDDMQGRNEALNAIVKGKPIPRPGTPESFKVLMRELQSLGLDIGVYTDEGKEVDLMQDVNPRRSTPSRPTYESLGSDYQEE; from the coding sequence ATGAGTAGAAGCGCGATTCAGGTCGCTAAGACCGCTACACACCTGCCTGATCTGGTTGAGGTGCAGCGAGCAAGTTTTAAGTGGTTTTTGGAAAAAGGCTTAATTGAGGAGTTGGAGAACTTCTCCCCGATAACTGATTACACTGGCAAGCTAGAGCTTCATTTCATAGGCAGTGAATATCGCTTAAAGCGACCTCGTCATGATGTAGAAGAAGCTAAGAAAAGAGATGCAACTTTTGCTTCTCAGATGTATGTCACTTGTCGTCTAATTAATAAGGAAACAGGCGAAATAAAAGAGCAAGAAGTTTTTATAGGTGAATTGCCATTGATGACTGAAAGAGGAACTTTTATTATTAATGGAGCAGAGCGAGTAATTGTTAATCAAATAGTTAGAAGCCCAGGAGTTTATTTTAAAGATGAGCAGGATAAGAATGGTCGAAGAACTTACAATGCAAGTGTTATTCCAAACCGTGGTGCATGGTTGAAATTTGAAACAGACAAGAATGATCTACTACATGTAAGAGTTGATAAAACTAGAAAGATAAATGCTCATGTCTTAATGAGGGCAATGGGTCTTTCAGATAATGATGTTATAGATAAATTACGACATCCTGAATATTATAAGAAATCTATAGAGGCAGCTGATGAAGAAGGTATTAGTTCAGAAGATCAAGCTTTGCTTGAACTTTATAAAAAGTTAAGACCAGGCGAGCCGCCTTCGGTAAGTGGGGGACAACAACTTTTGCAAAGCAGATTCTTTGATGCTAAGCGTTATGATTTAGGTAGAGTAGGAAGATATAAAATTAATAAGAAATTAAGACTAACTATTCCAAACTCAGTTAGAACACTTACTCATGAAGATGTTCTATCAACAATTGATTATTTAATTAATCTTGAGCTTGATGTAGGCGGTGCTACATTAGATGATATAGATCATCTTGGTAATCGTAGAGTTAGATCTGTAGGAGAGTTATTACAGAATCAAGTTCGGGTTGGATTAAATCGTTTAGAAAGAATAATTAAGGAAAGAATGACTGTTGGAGAGACTGATTCTTTAACTCCAGCACAATTAGTAAACCCTAAGCCTTTGGTAGCGGCTGTTAAAGAATTTTTTGGTTCAAGTCAATTGAGTCAGTTCATGGACCAAACTAATCCTTTGGCTGAGTTGACACATAAAAGGCGTATTTCGGCATTAGGGCCAGGGGGACTAACTCGAGAAAGAGCAGGATTTGCAGTTAGAGATATTCATCCTTCCCATTACGGAAGACTTTGCCCAATTGAGACTCCAGAGGGTCCCAATGCTGGTTTGATAAATTCCCTCGCTACCCATGCAAGAGTTAATGATTATGGTTTTATTGAAACACCTTTTTGGAAGGTAGAACAAGGAAGAGTAATTAAAGAAGGTAAGCCAATCTATTTATCTGCTGACTTAGAAGATGAGTGCAGAGTTGCGCCTGGGGATGTTGCTACTGATAAGGAAGGAATGATTCTTGCAGATTTAATTCCAGTGAGATATAGACAGGATTTTGAAAAAGTACCACCAGAGCAAGTGGATTATGTTCAACTTTCACCTGTTCAAGTTATTTCTGTTGCCACATCTTTAATTCCATTCCTAGAGCATGATGATGCTAATAGGGCGTTAATGGGATCAAATATGCAGCGCCAAGCTGTTCCTCTTTTACGTCCAGAACGTCCTTTGGTGGGGACTGGATTAGAAACGCAAGTTGCAAGAGATTCTGGGATGGTTCCTATATCTCAAGTAAACGGAAAAGTTACTTATGTTGATGCTAATTCTATAGTCGTAACGGATGAGGAAGGGATTGAGCACGTCCATTATTTGCAGAAATACCAGCGTTCTAACCAAGATACTTGCTTAAACCAAAGACCAATAGTTAATAATGGTGATCAGGTTATCATTGGGCAGGTATTGGCTGACGGTTCGGCATGTGAGGGGGGTGAAATAGCTTTAGGACAAAATGTTTTGATTGCTTATATGCCTTGGGAAGGATATAACTACGAAGATGCAATTTTGGTTAGTGAAAGATTAGTCAAAGATGATCTTTACACCTCTGTTCATATAGAAAAGTATGAGATTGAAGCTAGGCAAACGAAGTTAGGACCTGAGGAAATCACAAGAGAGATCCCTAATATTGCTGAAGAAAGCCTGGGTAATCTTGATGAAATGGGTATTATTAGAATCGGTGCATTTGTAGAGAGTGGAGATATTCTTGTAGGCAAAGTAACTCCTAAGGGTGAGTCTGATCAGCCTCCTGAGGAAAAGCTTTTAAGAGCTATTTTTGGTGAAAAAGCTAGGGATGTAAGAGATAACTCTTTGCGTGTTCCTAGTACCGAGAGAGGACGCGTGGTTGACGTAAGAATCTATACAAGAGAACAAGGTGATGAACTGCCTCCTGGTGCAAATATGGTTGTACGTGTTTATGTTGCTCAGCGAAGGAAAATACAAGTAGGCGATAAAATGGCTGGCAGGCATGGGAACAAAGGAATTATTAGCCGGATACTTCCTAGAGAAGATATGCCTTATTTACCCGATGGGACTCCTGTAGACATTGTTTTGAATCCTTTAGGCGTCCCTAGTCGTATGAATGTTGGTCAGGTCTTTGAGCTTTTAATGGGTTGGGCAGCGTCTAATTTGGATTGCAGAGTCAAAGTAGTTCCCTTCGATGAAATGTATGGTGCTGAAAAGTCTTATCAGACTGTTACCGCTTATTTAAAAGAAGCTGCTAGTCAGCCAGGGAAAGATTGGGTATATAACCCTGAAGATCCAGGAAAACTACTATTAAGAGATGGAAGAACAGGTGAGCCTTTTGATCAGCCAGTTGCTGTTGGGTATTCTCATTTTCTTAAATTAGTTCACTTAGTAGATGACAAAATACATGCTCGTTCTACTGGTCCTTACTCATTGGTTACTCAGCAACCTTTGGGTGGAAAGGCTCAGCAAGGTGGGCAGCGTCTTGGAGAGATGGAAGTATGGGCTTTAGAGGCTTACGGCGCAGCTTATACATTGCAAGAATTGTTGACAGTAAAATCCGATGACATGCAAGGTAGGAATGAAGCCTTAAATGCCATTGTTAAAGGCAAGCCAATACCTAGACCAGGTACACCGGAATCTTTCAAGGTATTAATGCGTGAATTGCAATCTCTAGGTCTTGATATTGGGGTTTATACAGATGAAGGGAAAGAAGTTGATTTGATGCAAGATGTTAACCCACGCCGAAGTACTCCTAGCAGGCCTACTTATGAATCATTGGGATCAGATTATCAAGAAGAATAA
- the rpsT gene encoding 30S ribosomal protein S20: protein MANTNSAKKRIQVAERNRLQNRSYRSAIRTLMKKCFASCGTYMNKPGEQAKVDVQKSMNDAFSKIDKAVKRGVLHSNAGANQKSRLSAAVKKAIEPVVNN, encoded by the coding sequence GTGGCAAATACCAATTCAGCTAAAAAGCGAATACAGGTTGCAGAGCGCAATCGTTTACAAAACAGATCCTATAGGTCTGCAATAAGGACTTTGATGAAGAAATGCTTTGCATCATGTGGTACTTATATGAACAAGCCAGGGGAACAAGCCAAAGTAGATGTCCAAAAAAGCATGAATGATGCATTCAGTAAAATTGACAAAGCTGTTAAGAGAGGGGTCTTACATAGCAATGCAGGTGCAAATCAAAAGTCTCGTTTAAGTGCTGCGGTAAAAAAAGCAATTGAACCAGTAGTAAATAATTGA
- a CDS encoding trypsin-like peptidase domain-containing protein, with amino-acid sequence MEIIRKWPLWLVLIFCLWQQPVLGEVPSFDKDRHSFVSEAVKNVAHAVVRIDTERVVEREQFDPSLLDPLLKDLLGEPTFGPEHERGQGSGVLIDDNGLILTNAHVVERVDNVTVTLPYGDVLAGEVVGTDSVTDLALVRLENTSGLTSAPLGDSEALEVGDWAIALGTPYGLESTVTLGIVSSLHRNINSLGFSDKRLDLIQTDAAINPGNSGGPLVNEYGEVIGINTLVRSGPGAGLGFAIPINLARTISQKLLTTGKVLHPYLGVQLVPLNERIAKEHNQDPNALIQLPEREGALVQSVISDSPAERAGIRRGDLVISAEEKAITNPESLLQKVEQSEIGVPFSVSVLRNNHEIRLSIKPEALPGIS; translated from the coding sequence ATGGAGATCATCAGAAAGTGGCCTTTATGGCTTGTTTTAATTTTTTGCTTATGGCAACAACCTGTTTTAGGAGAGGTACCATCCTTTGATAAAGATCGACATAGCTTTGTTTCTGAGGCAGTTAAAAACGTTGCGCACGCTGTAGTTCGTATCGATACGGAAAGGGTTGTGGAACGTGAGCAATTTGATCCATCGTTATTAGACCCACTATTAAAAGATTTATTGGGTGAGCCAACCTTTGGTCCAGAGCATGAGAGAGGTCAAGGCTCAGGAGTTTTAATAGATGACAATGGCTTGATACTGACTAATGCTCATGTTGTTGAAAGAGTAGACAATGTAACCGTCACGCTTCCTTATGGAGATGTTTTAGCAGGTGAAGTGGTGGGGACTGATTCTGTTACAGATTTAGCACTTGTTCGCTTGGAAAATACTTCTGGATTAACGTCTGCACCTCTTGGAGATTCAGAAGCTCTTGAAGTTGGTGATTGGGCCATAGCATTAGGCACTCCTTACGGGCTTGAGAGCACGGTTACACTTGGTATTGTCAGCAGCTTGCATAGAAATATTAATAGTCTCGGCTTTTCGGATAAGAGATTGGACTTAATACAGACTGATGCTGCAATTAATCCTGGCAATTCTGGAGGCCCTTTAGTCAATGAATATGGTGAAGTTATTGGTATTAATACTTTGGTGCGATCTGGACCAGGAGCTGGCCTTGGATTTGCTATTCCAATCAACCTGGCAAGAACAATATCTCAGAAACTTTTGACTACTGGAAAAGTCTTGCATCCATATTTAGGAGTTCAGCTTGTGCCTTTAAATGAAAGAATTGCAAAAGAGCATAATCAAGATCCAAATGCATTGATTCAATTGCCAGAAAGAGAAGGAGCCTTAGTTCAATCAGTAATTTCTGATAGTCCAGCTGAGCGTGCAGGCATTCGAAGAGGTGATTTGGTTATTTCAGCTGAGGAAAAAGCTATAACTAATCCTGAGTCTTTGCTGCAAAAAGTTGAGCAATCAGAAATAGGGGTTCCTTTTTCTGTAAGTGTCTTAAGAAATAACCATGAGATAAGACTTTCTATAAAGCCTGAGGCTTTGCCAGGAATTAGCTAG
- a CDS encoding TatD family hydrolase, which produces MTNYSFIDSHCHLIFKNFEKDLDEVSERWRNAGVTNLIHACVETAEIPAIRALADRFPELNYSVGVHPLDTKSWSDKSINVLRKAAIDDPRVVAIGELGLDLFRDKNLQEQLNILRPQLLLANELDLPVIIHCRDSADPMITLLSELKDSDKCPRGVMHCWAGSSTEMASFVDLGFYISFSGLVTFPKAQETHDCARRVPQDRFLIETDCPFLAPVPWRGKRNEPAYVAEVAKKLAELREETLISIANQSTANAKKLFNLL; this is translated from the coding sequence ATGACTAATTACTCTTTTATAGATAGCCATTGTCACCTTATATTTAAGAATTTTGAGAAAGACTTGGATGAGGTTTCAGAAAGGTGGAGAAATGCCGGAGTTACGAACCTTATTCATGCTTGTGTAGAAACTGCTGAGATCCCAGCAATTCGTGCATTGGCTGATCGTTTCCCAGAGTTAAATTACTCAGTAGGTGTTCATCCGCTTGACACGAAATCTTGGAGTGATAAAAGCATCAATGTTCTGCGCAAAGCTGCAATTGATGACCCTAGAGTCGTAGCTATTGGAGAACTGGGATTAGATCTTTTTAGAGATAAAAATCTTCAGGAACAGTTAAATATACTGCGACCTCAATTGCTTTTAGCTAATGAATTAGATTTGCCCGTAATCATTCACTGTAGAGACTCTGCTGACCCAATGATCACCTTGCTTTCTGAATTAAAAGATTCTGATAAGTGCCCAAGAGGAGTAATGCATTGTTGGGCTGGGAGCTCCACAGAGATGGCAAGTTTTGTAGATCTAGGTTTTTACATTAGTTTTAGTGGATTGGTAACTTTCCCTAAAGCCCAAGAAACTCATGATTGTGCTCGAAGAGTACCTCAAGATCGATTTTTAATTGAAACAGATTGCCCTTTCTTAGCACCTGTTCCTTGGAGAGGGAAACGCAATGAACCGGCCTATGTTGCAGAGGTGGCTAAAAAGCTCGCTGAACTAAGAGAGGAAACCCTGATATCGATCGCAAATCAAAGTACTGCTAATGCTAAGAAATTGTTTAATTTGCTCTAA